One window of Candidatus Binataceae bacterium genomic DNA carries:
- a CDS encoding alpha/beta fold hydrolase yields MPAIDKDDNEPPPEPLNADTSEFFFPGSQASVLLIHGLTGTPYEMRHLGERLSAAGLRCLGVRLAGHGQSPQVLGATNHHNWYQSVVQGCERLRGFGDPIVVVGQSAGAVLAARLAIEQRAAVSAVALLAPAFLLPRWQRLALYFIGQAGPWASRIYLHSAGADIHDGAARQIHPSMELMPLGAALSLSQLAAQVRPRLSRLVQPVLLIHSRNDHVCPFAQNVDLVMGSVGTRNKRLVVLGESYHVVSVDTERERVALELIDFVRRIAAQTHLSLAAVGS; encoded by the coding sequence ATAGACAAGGACGATAACGAGCCGCCACCAGAACCCTTAAATGCCGACACTTCGGAGTTCTTTTTCCCCGGCTCTCAAGCAAGTGTGCTGCTCATTCACGGCTTGACGGGCACCCCCTATGAGATGCGCCATCTGGGAGAGCGGCTAAGCGCCGCCGGGTTACGCTGCCTGGGGGTGCGGCTGGCCGGCCACGGCCAGTCGCCCCAAGTTCTGGGTGCCACCAACCATCACAACTGGTACCAGAGCGTGGTCCAAGGATGCGAGCGGTTGCGCGGTTTTGGCGACCCGATCGTGGTAGTTGGACAATCCGCCGGCGCGGTACTGGCCGCCCGCTTGGCCATCGAACAGCGCGCCGCGGTCAGCGCCGTGGCGCTGCTTGCGCCTGCGTTTTTGTTGCCGCGATGGCAGCGGTTGGCTCTTTACTTCATCGGTCAAGCCGGACCATGGGCGAGCCGAATATACCTGCATAGCGCCGGAGCCGACATTCATGACGGCGCCGCGCGCCAGATCCATCCGAGTATGGAATTGATGCCGCTGGGGGCAGCTCTCAGCCTGAGCCAGCTTGCCGCTCAGGTACGGCCACGGCTGTCACGGCTGGTGCAGCCGGTGCTGTTGATCCATAGCCGCAACGATCACGTTTGTCCGTTTGCTCAAAACGTGGATCTGGTGATGGGCAGCGTGGGGACGCGCAACAAACGGCTGGTGGTGCTGGGCGAGAGCTACCATGTCGTCTCGGTCGATACCGAGCGGGAGCGCGTCGCTCTGGAGCTTATCGATTTTGTGCGGCGTATCGCCGCGCAGACTCACCTGTCGCTGGCCGCGGTTGGCTCCTGA